In Eubalaena glacialis isolate mEubGla1 chromosome 2, mEubGla1.1.hap2.+ XY, whole genome shotgun sequence, a single genomic region encodes these proteins:
- the DNAJA4 gene encoding dnaJ homolog subfamily A member 4 isoform X2 — protein MARGGGQNWSSGDSDGRPEEQATGGKMVKETQYYDILGVKPSASPEEIKKAYRKLALKYHPDKNPDEGEKFKLISQAYEVLSDPKKRDIYDQGGEQAIKEGGTGSPSFSSPMDIFDMFFGGGGRMARERRGKNVVHQLSVTLEDLYNGVTKKLALEKNVICEKCEGVGGKKGSVEKCPVCKGRGMQIHIQQIGPGMVQQIQTVCIECKGQGERINPKDRCESCSGAKVIREKKSIEVHVEKETRP, from the exons ATGGCCCGGGGCGGCGGTCAGAACTGGAGTTCCGGGGACTCAGACGGCAGGCCGGAGGAACAGGCGACCGG AGGAAAGATGGTGAAGGAGACCCAGTACTATGACATCCTGGGGGTGAAGCCCAGCGCCTCCCCGGAGGAGATCAAGAAGGCCTATCGGAAGCTGGCGCTCAAGTACCACCCGGACAAGAACCCGGATGAGGGCGAGAAG tttaAGCTCATATCCCAGGCATATGAAGTGCTTTCAGATCCAAAGAAAAGGGACATTTATGACCAGGGCGGCGAACAGGCAATTAAGGAAGGAGGCACAGGCAGCCCCAGCTTCTCTTCCCCCATGGACATCTTTGACATGTTCTTTGGTGGCGGAGGACGGATGGCTAGAGAGAGAAGAG GCAAGAATGTTGTACATCAGTTGTCTGTAACTCTTGAAGATTTATATAATGGAGTCACAAAGAAATTGGCTCTTGAGAAAAATGTAATTTGTGAGAAATGTGAAG GCGTTGGTGGGAAGAAGGGATCTGTGGAGAAGTGCCCAGTGTGCAAGGGGCGAGGGATGCAGATTCACATCCAGCAGATTGGGCCGGGCATGGTGCAGCAGATCCAGACCGTGTGCATCGAGTGCAAGGGCCAGGGCGAGCGCATCAACCCCAAGGACCGCTGTGAAAGCTGCAGTGGTGCCAAGGTCATCCGAGAGAAAAAGAGTATCGAGGTGCACGTGGAGAAAG